Below is a genomic region from Flavobacterium ginsengisoli.
GCTCCTGTTTCCAATCTCCAATAAGCGGAACGGCTCATTTCTAAAGCAAATGCAATATGTTCGTAATTAGAATATCCTTTAGCTTTTCTTAATTCTTTTAACCGCAATGCGATAGCTTGCAATTCTTCTATACTGTCTTTTGGAGTTGAATCTTTCATACTCCAAATCTCAATATTTTGTATTTTTTATGGTACTCTATAATTTAGTACACTATAAAATAGAATTTTTAATATATTTGCTTGAATTTTAACACATCTTAAAAACCAAAAAATGAACAATCCATTAAAAATTATCGTGAGAGTTTCCGCTATCGTTTTTGCACTTCTCTGCTTTGCGGGCTACATGTTCAGTCTTCGTGTCCACAATGAATACGTAAAAGAGCATCCAAAAACAAAAAGCCTAGAAGACCTGAAAGCATGGGCGCAGACAGAAATCATTCAAGACTACTGCAAAAGATACTCTTATGTACAAACCATCAACAATGAAACAAGCCACCAGCGTGAGCTGAGCCGTGTCGATAACAGTAGGTATCTGTATGTACCGCAATTGGTTCGAAATGTCATTGAGGATAATGATTTGCCTGATAGCTATGCGGACGAATTGTTCCACTACGTTGATAAGGAAATAGATAAATGCCGATAAAATAAGAAATCACTTAATCCAACTAAATTAAAAAAATGAAAAAAATTGTACTTATTGCATTGTTAAGCGTCTTATTCACGAACTGCCAGTCTGATGACTCCGAACAGGAAAATGCTGACAATTCAAAATCATCCATCAGCTTCACATTGAACGATAAAACACAGTATGTGACCGCTACTGATGTTTCTGGTTCTGCAATTGACGTTACATGGTCGAAAAGTGAGCCAACTGCCAACACTGAGAACGAATACAGCATTTACGGCAGTTTCATCATCAAAAATCCAGCATCGAATGACAACCGTGATTCTGGAGACATGTATTTTCAAATCGTAACTTCTGATGCTAAGCTGACTGCGGGAAAAACATACGACATTTCGTTTAGCTATCTCAACTCTGGCGTAAATGGCATTCCTCTGGCTTATGACCCAGCGGTCTGCTACACCAGTACTGATTTGTTTCAAGGCAGTTATACGGCAGGTAAAATTAAGATAACCAGCTTTGACGGAACAACTCTGAAAGCTGAATTTTCAATTGAGAATCTTACAAACAAAAATCCTTACTCAGATTTTGGCTATTGCAATGGAATTAAAATAGTTGAAAAATCATTTACTATTACACGAGGCTCTTTAATAGCAATGCCTGAATAAAATTTAAAAGAGAGATTTATTCTCTCTTTTTTGTTTATAGGCCACAGAGTCTTTTTTATAATTAATGTTTTACAATTTATTTATAATTAAAAGATAACCAGATTATAATTATATTTGGATTACGAACAAGTCAAATAAAGTCTCTAACTTTAGATTGTCAGAAATATTGTCATGAGTAAAATAAACCAAATAATAATAGAAAAATTTGATTTTTTTAACGACCTAGTCAGTAAGGAAAAAATTATTTTAGACGACGAAATAAGTTTAAAACCCAAAGTAAATAACATTTACTGGTCTACTGGCGAATCCAAAACCAAACATTCAACTATCAATGAGGAAATCATTTTCATGGTAGAACAAAGCAAAAGAGACAATAAATATGGAATAAAATTGAGGTGTGAAAATTTCCTAAAACAGCCTTTTTTTAGATTTGATTCTGACGGTCCAGCGCATCGGAATGATGATGTTAACATTCCATTACATGAACAATCAATAAAAACGCCACATTTTAATTCTTTTAATGAAGCAGGAAAATCAATAGCATATCATAACCATGTTCTCAAAGATGAAAATCAAGCGAAGATAATTGCTAACGATATTAATTTCGGTATATCATTGTTTTGTCAGGAGACAGATTCAAAGTTAAAAAATAGTAATTTCCCTACTATTGCACCACTAATCCCCGAACTAGA
It encodes:
- a CDS encoding helix-turn-helix domain-containing protein, whose translation is MKDSTPKDSIEELQAIALRLKELRKAKGYSNYEHIAFALEMSRSAYWRLETGANFELKTLIKICKLLDISLEEFFKGIDIPNSKRKE